GAGGATCAGGCTGAGAAAATTAAAGAGGCTATCCTGAAGTGCATTAAGATCTCCTCACCAGGCCCCCATGCCTTCCTGCTGGTCATGTCAGTGAATCGCTTCACCAAAGAGGAGCAGAATGCAGTGAAAGCCCTTCAGGAGATCTTTGGAGAGAGGGCAAAAGACTACATGCTAGTCCTCTTCAGCCGTAGAGATGAACTGCATGGCAAAACAATGAATGAGTTTGTACGCACCGGTCATGTAAAGCTACAAGAAGTGATCAGAAGCTGTGGAGGGGGATTCCATGCATTTAACAACAAGAGTAAGGCCAGGACGCAGGTAGTAGAGTTAGTCAAGAAAATAGATGAAATGGTAGCAGGTAACGGTGGAAAGCCCTTCACTGAGGAAATGTATGAAGAGACAACCAGGGTGATGAGGGAAAGAGACCTTACTTGGGATTCACCGCTGTTGAATAAGTATTTGACTTTCCTTCCTCGCCTCAAAAAGAAGGTTGACCGGTTTCAGCTCACCCTCAGTGGAAAACGTTGATAGTGAAATGACTTGTCATCATGAAACCGCAATTGAAAATAAAATGCTTACTTTATTTCTCTCACTTTTTTGTCAGTGTTTTGATGTGCAATGTTGCATTTCTACTTACCACCTTTACTACACCATgacacagtacacagggccttcagtaacacATTAGGACATTAGAGTCCTCATTTCCCTAAGgctattctattagatgatttacttcttCATTTGTGCTGGCTTACTCCTGAACAAGCTTCTTAGTGTACggccttggtcattgccattctggtaacagttaattTATACAGGAACCGCCTCTTACAAGGTTAAAAGCAAGCTGTATCCTTGCCACACCTTTGAGTTTCAGTTGTTTTCATTTGATTCCTGTACCTGTGAAAATTACATTTATAATAAACAAGTTGTACACACTGCACATTCTCAGTGCCTTACTTTGAATGTAGCGGTTATTTATTCAGTGATTCAATTACACTGTTTCCCTAAACCAAGAgtggggaacttatgtctcgagggtcgtttgcggcctcagatgaatttgaagtggcccctcgaatgaaaaaggttccccgtcCCTGCCCTAAACTAACCCTTACAGCCCCTTACCCCTCACCGCagtcatgctgctgctgctgtatgtaCAATatctcttcttaatacatgttatatgcatgtctgctgttgcccagtctgcacTTTATATGTTTGTAAGGTATTgtgtaggtactctaggtgtaatgtatgtgtactgtctatgtctaattttCTATGTCCACatctaaagtctatgtctatgtctggatGGGAAAGTAAagacgtaatttcaattctttttatgaccagtgcatgtaaagaaattgacaataaaaccgactagacttgacttgacctgacttgtatgtgtaaatgtgtgtgtgtgtctgcctgttctTTTGACTGGGCTGAAGCAGACAACCATTTATTCTGCCCACACTGCCTCCGAGCTTCACTAGACCCCTGTAAAGCATCTAGCTGTAGGGGTTTACCTTGTTAGGCTAAGTTAtgacccaccttttcatgtatgaaaagtgcaattttcccagtcaaaatgaatgcGTAGGATATTCTGGCTGTGGTTAAATATATTTGTAAACTTGTGAACTTATTTGTGACTGTCAAATTGCCTCTGCTTTCAATGTCACACAATAGGATGGCGCAAACAACCAATCACACCAGTGAACTGTGGGGCGTAGCAGGCAAAAATGATACAACATTCTTTTGGCCATAGGCATGTGGCACATCTTCATGCCAAGGTCGCAGCCCGCCACCTCGACAGGGCACATCCCGTCAGAGGATGTAGGGGTGATGTCAACAACACTCGCACCTGCATACTAGCAGATCATCATCATACAATATTCAAGATGAATAGTGAAACCAGTACTCAAGTATCTTCCAGACAGAACCAGTTTGATACGGCCAACCAGGTCATGGTGATCCTGGCGTCTTTCTCCTGTGGCCCAAAGGCCCTCCGTCTCAACCCTGCACTgtaaaaatagctgttaatttagggcaattctgcaacagcattcttcaaaaaaacagacaactactgtgaacatattactttgagtcacgtattGAGCATAAATTGCAGCATTGGCCGTTATTGAAGCAACCaagatattttaggcagcaccattgaaacccatccatcctccacttgtcgcCATGATTGCCATCAAGcggcaatagcctaccacctgaagaacttaagtcattctcactggttaaagattctctgatactatcaagcattaaacaatttctaatgaaactacaatacttaaaaagtgcttgatgcagcacagtatgagtagcacatccattttgatagtgatgaaagtgtgaatgactgaaacattttaagaacttgaacactcttgcaacaagcagccccatctaaaccaatctgctaatccgCTGAAAGAGGTTGTTGAGGCAGAAGTCAGGGCTCTACTATGCTCTTAGGCTTCATGGATGCGTCCAAGGCGTTTGACCACATCAATCATTTTAAATAGTTTAATAAACTTATGTGCAGGGGTGTCCCCAGCAGTCTGGTATGAATCTTAGCATTTTGGTACTCTATCCAAAGTGTGCGGGTTACATGGGGGAACACTCTATCTACACCTTTTTAGTTTGGTAATGAGGTACGGCAGGGGGGTattttatctccagccttatttAATGCCTGCATGGATGACCTGTCTAGGCAGTTGGGGGCATGATCATGCCAAACAGGTTGTCGAAATGTTGATTAATCTTTTCTCACATGCAGATGACCTAACCATCCTATCACCAAGTAGCAGTGGGTTCCAACAGATCCTTAATATCTGTTTTGATTATGGGGTAGAATCAGAGGAGGGTGCTTTATGTCCAAGCCAACATGCTGGCTAAAAACTTTCATCACTGTAGATGTTAAAGTTAACCTGTTTTGAACTTACGGCTCTCCTCTTTACACAGCTCCACTCTGGGTCAGATACAAAAAGCAGAGCCTGCTCAAGCTGAAAGTAGCTTATAATGACTGTCTTAGGATACCAGGGCAAGCCAGCAGTTCTGCAGGATGGGTTTAACTACTTTCATGGCTTTGGTGAGAAATCTCACCTTTAAGTGTATGAATAGACtagaccaggggtgctcaactagaaactggaaaggtccactcgccaaatttcgtatgtttccagggtccaaaaaagtcgctatggaccgatgcagaaaatagcctcactcgctggccgcactggcctcttgctcactcactgagttgtcatagtgatgatacttttatttgtcataagactggctttgcagaaatacacctatagatcgcatggcagcgaaatctcatgtataatttatacatattaaatacagatggattttgtcttggtccggatgacattgcgtttgggtccgcatccggacctgggtccgccagttgagcacccctgaacTAGACCAATCCACAAATGAGCTTCTTTCTCAGATAgtagatccaagtcgtagctctgtgaGGTGCATGTCTACAATATGGGAACATTGGAATGTGTGCCTTAAGCttcctgtttttgttgttgtataaagtgtgtgtatacacatgtgtgATGTATTTCTTACtgatctgtgtgctgtgttgtgtcttgtgggccTTGCGCCTGTAATTAAGTTTATATAATATGTGATGCAAAGGGGTTGAAGGGTCAGTATAATATATGAACTAttacttttgcatttttttatgtttggtctgttaccacagatttCATCACATATTTGAATTCATATGACCTAATTTTCACAttcaatcatcatatttcagaaacttgcaatacaaaaaaagatTTGCCGTAATGTgggttaccaactgtgaaagtttcaaatcaatatgtcatagttaaagggacactatgtgagattttcagttgtttatttccagaattcatgctgccctttcactaatgttacctttttcatgaatacttaccaccagcatcaaattctaagtattcattatgactggaaaaattgcacttttcatacatgaaaagggggatcttctccatggtccgccattttgaattatcaaaaatacccatttttagctgcaaaaatgactctacttggaccatactaggaaatatttatttattacttagtgaactttcatgtaaagatcacatttggcaatagacagcccagtttcaatgagcagcatagttgcgtaccctttttgaccatttcctgcaca
The nucleotide sequence above comes from Engraulis encrasicolus isolate BLACKSEA-1 unplaced genomic scaffold, IST_EnEncr_1.0 scaffold_271_np1212, whole genome shotgun sequence. Encoded proteins:
- the LOC134442974 gene encoding GTPase IMAP family member 7-like, whose protein sequence is MGSWFSASPSSAPSSSAPSSSAPSSYAPPIPAGPPLRIVLIGKTGVGKSAVGNTILGKTVFQSEASANSVTHDCKKGSTKEPRYIEVVDTPGILDTDEDQAEKIKEAILKCIKISSPGPHAFLLVMSVNRFTKEEQNAVKALQEIFGERAKDYMLVLFSRRDELHGKTMNEFVRTGHVKLQEVIRSCGGGFHAFNNKSKARTQVVELVKKIDEMVAGNGGKPFTEEMYEETTRVMRERDLTWDSPLLNKYLTFLPRLKKKVDRFQLTLSGKR